A stretch of DNA from Takifugu flavidus isolate HTHZ2018 chromosome 13, ASM371156v2, whole genome shotgun sequence:
taatttttttttccaaatatacGCATTTGCAAAATTAATTTGGCATAAATTCAAAAACTTGAACCCAAATTGTTAATTAACACGGTTGTTGGCGTCTTTAGTCAGTTCCTGATCtgcccagcaggtggcagtcGAGCACTGTAATTCAGTCGCGATCACGTGACTTTTCAAAAGCGCTTCGTCCGCGGTCAATGACTCAAACACGCCATCACCaagacattttcttttattcaataaataatttacattatAAACAGCTGTTGTATGACATTTGCTCTTTTGCTACAGACAATTTTGAGCTCTTGGGTacgttttttccattttttcccccttttatttCGAACCGACAATCCTGACGTAATGTCaaaccaaattaaaaaaaccccaaaaaacataAAGTGCTTCAGACTCAAAAACGCGAACGCCCCAGAAGTTCCTCCGTCCCCTTTTCTGGACAGGACGGGCTGCGTGACAGATGTGTGCCAGGTCCTCCTGCGGCCTTCACGTTCTTGTAAAAGTCccttttcaggaaaaaaaacaaccaaacgcTTCACATTCACATAagatgcacaaaaaaaaaccccaacaaattCAAAAAAACACAGCTGTTACTGTACAAATTGAAACTCAACAGCTCACGAAACCATCTCACGTGTAACACGTAGAACCGGATACTGCAAAAGTCACGATACAAAGCACACGGATGAACACGAGAACCATCGGTACAATCGTCCGGATATCGCCTGGGTCGCACCGATACTTGTTCCTTGTAGCAGTAGTAAGGCCTGCCCGAATACTTCAGTGTAAACCATCGAATGGAGGGGCGACGGTAACCACGGCAACGGCCAGATCGCAGCGAGGAGGACCCAAACGCACCTTCAGGAGCAACAGATAGACGCTGCGTTCATGTCGGCGCGGTTACTCGGGAACGGCAGTTGAGCGAACGACGGCGCCCCGGCGTAAACCGCCCGCTCATTATCCAGACACAAACGCCCAGGACATCGGAACAGAACTCCCCCGGATCGTTATCCCAGAACCGAGGCACAGGTGGAGTCATAAACGCCGCCTTAAGTGCAGCGTTGcccaaccacttcctgttgcgtcACTGCGGCCTCGCCGGTCCCATAATGACCGTAATGGTCAGGAATGCCGGGTCCAGAGGTTCTGCCCGGCCCGGCACAGCACAGACGCCAACGCAGGTGCCGGCGCCGGACGGGCGTTCGTTAAAACGCCGCCAGAACCGGGCGACGGCTCAGACGATGGCTGAAGGAGCAAACTACTGATTAAACCCTGGTTCCTGGTTCTGTCGGCTCCTTCTGGGAGTCGCTGCACTGATCCGACCCTGGAGCGTCAAAGAccggggacacacacacactcacacacacacacacacacactcactcacacacactctcacacacacactcacacacactctgatggaTCTAGGCAGCAGCACAAATGGAGACGTCCCTCTAACATCCTACGGTCCCGGAGCTGGTTAACAAAAGCCCCCGTCAGGTCCTCCTGCTTCGCCGCATGAGCCGCAAATTCACTGGCTCGCCCcccggtggggggggtgtgtgtgtgtgtggggggggggggatcagccaACTCCTCTTTCTGCAAAAGATCATCTTGTTCAGTTTCCCATCGGCATGCGACCCCACTGGGAATGTGGGATTTAATCCCAGGGGGACGTCCAAAGCTCCACTGTGGCCCCGGTCGTCAGGACATCGGCTAAATAGGTGCGatgagaggtgggggggggcggggcttgttctCAGGCTGAGGTCAGGACGCGGCGACGTGGTTGAAATGAGATGCGGGGTGCGAGTCGCTgctggacagacggacggacgcgGCCACTAAAGACGGGGGGGGGAACACTGGGTCCAGAACAAGACGGCCAGGACGCCCAGGAGGGGCACCGACCCGCCGTCCCTCGGTGCCGCGCGGCTCTTAAACGCGTCCTTCTCGAAGAGGTGGTACATCTTGCTGTTGGAGTGGAGCATCTTGACGTCCTCGAAGGCGTAGTAGGCCGCCATGGTGAAGTTGATGTCCCCCGAGGACAGGAGGTCAAACACGCAGGACTGGAAGTACAGGTCCTCCACCGGGAGACGCTCCTTGCACGTGGCTCTGGCCGACTGGTAGGTGAAGCCGCGCCCCCCGGCGCCGCTCCTGCCCCGGCCCGGGCCCTGGGCCTCGGCCGCCCGGGCCCTGAAGTCCCTGAAGTGGATGCGCTGGTTGGCGGGGCAACCGTGGAGGCAGAGGTACAAGTCCTGGTCGTCGCCTTCCTCCACCGAGTTCACCACCTCCTCCGGCATCCGCACGGCGAAGGTCAGGTAGCGGCCCACCTGCCGCACCACCACGGTGGTCCCGATGTACCGGGCCTGGATCACCACGTGCTGCCCGGGAACCTGCTCCACCACGCGCAGGGCGTTGGCGCCGTGGCGCTCGCCGCCGTTCTTGGAGCCGTCCGCGAAGGCCGAGGGCAGCTCGTCCGTCTCCGCGTGGTACATCTTCTGGTCCACGCATTCCTGGAAGTTCTTAAAGATGATTGTCAGCTGCAGAaagacaagggggggggggaggggggcacctTTAATTAGACCCAGAGATTCCCAGCGTGGAGGCGCTGCTCCTATGAACACGCTAAATATCGGCGGTAAAACACGCCAGTGGGATCCGCCGGCTCGCTCCGTGTCCCGTTTGGGCTCCGCGCGGGGGGAGGCCGAGGTAAACGCCCTCCGAAAACACGAGCCCCCGCCGTGTGAAACCGGCCCTCAGTGCGCAGACACAAAGAAGATCCATTCATGGCGCTGGAAAACCTGCCCGTGAACCCCTGAACTCTGCTCCGGGGAGTGGCGGCGGGCCAGGACGCAGCGATATACGCCGGGCTAATTAAATGAGGCTGGTCAGAACTCTggacgctgccccccccccaccaatggGCCATTGTCACCCCCCCGATACCAGCGCGGACCCTCCTGCTCGCTAGCCCGGGACAGACAAAATACACCATTAGCTTAACAGTCCAACCCCCTCgccggtgccccccccccacctacatTGAGTTCTATTTCTGTCCTGcttctgaacccccccccccccccccactacatTATCGTCCT
This window harbors:
- the rgma gene encoding repulsive guidance molecule A isoform X1; protein product: MHSPRERSKVLPRAGWMVMGVRGRPSALEVCRVLAVFLLLFPGASRPCKILRCNSEFWASTSSSGQEEEFCTALRAYNGCVRRTARTCRGDLAYHSAQHGIEDLMSQHNCSKEGPTSPPRARTPPPPLPPPLQPDSQERSDSPEACHYERSPPRGAAQPNYTHCGFFGDPHLRTFGDDFQTCKVEGAWPLIHNRYLSVQVTNTPVVPGSLATAPSKLTIIFKNFQECVDQKMYHAETDELPSAFADGSKNGGERHGANALRVVEQVPGQHVVIQARYIGTTVVVRQVGRYLTFAVRMPEEVVNSVEEGDDQDLYLCLHGCPANQRIHFRDFRARAAEAQGPGRGRSGAGGRGFTYQSARATCKERLPVEDLYFQSCVFDLLSSGDINFTMAAYYAFEDVKMLHSNSKMYHLFEKDAFKSRAAPRDGGSVPLLGVLAVLFWTQCSPPRL
- the rgma gene encoding repulsive guidance molecule A isoform X2, producing MVMGVRGRPSALEVCRVLAVFLLLFPGASRPCKILRCNSEFWASTSSSGQEEEFCTALRAYNGCVRRTARTCRGDLAYHSAQHGIEDLMSQHNCSKEGPTSPPRARTPPPPLPPPLQPDSQERSDSPEACHYERSPPRGAAQPNYTHCGFFGDPHLRTFGDDFQTCKVEGAWPLIHNRYLSVQVTNTPVVPGSLATAPSKLTIIFKNFQECVDQKMYHAETDELPSAFADGSKNGGERHGANALRVVEQVPGQHVVIQARYIGTTVVVRQVGRYLTFAVRMPEEVVNSVEEGDDQDLYLCLHGCPANQRIHFRDFRARAAEAQGPGRGRSGAGGRGFTYQSARATCKERLPVEDLYFQSCVFDLLSSGDINFTMAAYYAFEDVKMLHSNSKMYHLFEKDAFKSRAAPRDGGSVPLLGVLAVLFWTQCSPPRL